Proteins from a single region of Streptomyces spectabilis:
- the ppdK gene encoding pyruvate, phosphate dikinase, producing MDQYVYAFTEGGRDMAGLLGGKGANLAEMTRLGLPVPLGFTVTTEACRAYLSTGAEPDGLADEIAAHLTALERESGRRLGQADDPLLLSVRSGARFSMPGMMETILDIGLTDDSVRGLAKASGSERFAFDSYRRLIQMFGSTVMGVDSAVFEGALSRLKESRGAPDDLHLDAADLARLVETYKVLIRERTGEPFPQDPAEQLRRSILAVFASWNSERARLYRRRERIADDLGTAINVQRMVFGNLGPDSGSGVAFTRDPATGRPGPYGDYLSNAQGEDVVAGIRNTVPLTELQRLDPPSYARLREHLATLEAHYRDLCDIEFTIERGTLWMLQTRVGKRTAEAAFALAAALADEGIITPDEALARVGGEGLARLMFPRFDASAVGVALANGLPASPGAAVGAAVFDCAEAVRRAAAGESVVLVRQETTPDDLPGMVAAQAVVTSRGGKTSHAAVVARGMGKVCVCGAEQLDVDLNGRRFTASGVTVEEGTVISVDGSTGAVYAGAVPLVDSVVMRYFETGEGSAGLVDAVARAMGHADAVRRMEVRANADTPEDAARARRFGAQGIGLCRTEHMFLGDRRQLVEAMILARTGEDRERALEALLPLQRQDFVGILAAMDGLPVTIRLLDPPLHEFLPDRTELAVRLAAAEAHGDGTSEHDAELLDAVNRMHEENPMLGLRGVRLGLVAPGLVAMQVRAIAEAVVERKRAGGDPRAEIMVPLIDTVEELRLVREEVEQVLAEVSAASGVPVACPVGTMIELPRAALTAGDIAREAEFFSFGTNDLTQTTWGFSRDDVEAAFFSAYLDKGIFKVSPFETIDREGVGRLVEIAVAEGRAARAELKIGVCGEHGGDPESIAFFHAAGLDYVSCSPFRVPVARLEAGRAALSGTDTSDTR from the coding sequence ATGGACCAGTACGTGTACGCGTTCACCGAGGGCGGCCGCGACATGGCCGGCCTGCTCGGCGGCAAGGGTGCCAACCTCGCCGAGATGACCCGGCTCGGCCTTCCCGTGCCGCTCGGTTTCACCGTCACCACCGAGGCCTGCCGCGCCTACCTCAGCACCGGAGCGGAGCCGGACGGCCTGGCCGACGAGATCGCCGCGCACCTGACCGCCCTGGAGCGGGAATCCGGACGGCGGCTCGGGCAGGCGGACGATCCGCTGCTGCTCTCCGTGCGGTCCGGGGCACGCTTCTCCATGCCCGGCATGATGGAGACGATCCTCGACATCGGCCTCACCGACGACTCCGTGCGGGGCCTGGCGAAGGCGTCGGGCAGCGAGCGCTTCGCCTTCGACTCCTACCGGCGTCTCATCCAGATGTTCGGCAGCACGGTGATGGGCGTCGACTCCGCTGTGTTCGAAGGCGCGCTGTCCCGCCTGAAGGAGTCCCGGGGCGCTCCAGACGACCTGCACCTGGACGCCGCCGACCTCGCCCGGCTCGTCGAGACCTACAAGGTCCTGATCCGCGAGAGGACCGGCGAGCCCTTCCCGCAGGACCCGGCCGAGCAGCTGCGCCGGTCGATCCTCGCCGTCTTCGCCTCCTGGAACAGCGAGCGGGCCCGTCTCTACCGCCGCCGCGAGCGCATCGCCGACGACCTGGGCACCGCGATCAACGTCCAGCGCATGGTCTTCGGCAACCTCGGCCCCGACTCCGGCAGCGGCGTCGCCTTCACCCGCGACCCGGCGACCGGCCGCCCCGGGCCGTACGGCGACTACCTGTCCAACGCCCAAGGCGAGGACGTCGTCGCGGGCATCCGCAACACCGTGCCCCTGACCGAGCTCCAGCGCCTGGACCCGCCGTCGTACGCGCGGCTGCGCGAGCACCTGGCGACGCTGGAGGCCCACTACCGGGACCTGTGCGACATCGAGTTCACCATCGAGCGCGGCACGCTGTGGATGCTGCAGACCCGGGTCGGCAAGCGCACCGCCGAGGCCGCGTTCGCCCTCGCCGCCGCACTGGCCGACGAGGGGATCATCACCCCTGACGAGGCGCTGGCCCGCGTCGGCGGCGAGGGCCTGGCCAGGCTGATGTTCCCGCGGTTCGACGCCTCGGCGGTCGGCGTGGCGCTCGCGAACGGCCTTCCGGCGTCGCCCGGCGCCGCCGTGGGCGCGGCGGTGTTCGACTGCGCCGAAGCGGTGCGCCGCGCCGCCGCGGGAGAGAGCGTCGTACTGGTACGGCAGGAGACAACCCCTGACGACCTGCCGGGCATGGTCGCCGCTCAGGCCGTCGTCACCAGCCGAGGCGGCAAGACCAGCCACGCGGCCGTCGTCGCCCGCGGCATGGGCAAGGTCTGCGTGTGCGGCGCCGAGCAACTCGACGTGGACCTGAACGGGCGCCGCTTCACCGCGAGTGGTGTCACCGTCGAGGAGGGCACCGTCATCTCCGTCGACGGCTCCACGGGTGCCGTGTACGCCGGGGCGGTCCCGCTGGTCGACTCCGTGGTCATGCGGTACTTCGAGACGGGCGAGGGCTCCGCAGGACTGGTCGACGCGGTGGCCCGCGCCATGGGCCACGCCGACGCCGTCCGGCGCATGGAGGTGCGGGCGAACGCCGACACGCCGGAGGACGCCGCGCGGGCCCGGCGCTTCGGCGCACAGGGCATCGGTCTGTGCCGCACCGAGCACATGTTCCTCGGCGACCGGCGGCAACTGGTCGAGGCGATGATCCTGGCCCGTACGGGCGAGGACCGCGAGCGGGCGCTGGAGGCCCTGCTGCCCCTGCAGCGACAGGACTTCGTCGGGATTCTGGCGGCGATGGACGGCCTGCCGGTCACCATCCGTCTCCTCGACCCGCCGCTGCACGAGTTCCTGCCCGACCGCACCGAACTCGCCGTGCGCCTCGCCGCCGCAGAGGCGCACGGTGACGGGACGAGCGAGCACGACGCCGAGCTGCTCGACGCCGTGAACCGCATGCACGAGGAGAACCCCATGCTCGGCCTGCGCGGCGTACGCCTGGGTCTGGTGGCACCGGGTCTCGTCGCCATGCAGGTGCGTGCCATCGCCGAAGCCGTGGTGGAGCGCAAACGGGCGGGCGGGGACCCGCGTGCCGAGATCATGGTCCCGCTCATCGACACGGTCGAGGAGCTGCGTCTCGTGCGCGAGGAGGTGGAGCAGGTGCTCGCCGAGGTCTCGGCGGCCTCGGGCGTCCCGGTCGCGTGCCCGGTGGGCACGATGATCGAGCTGCCGAGGGCGGCCCTCACCGCCGGGGACATCGCGCGCGAGGCGGAGTTCTTCTCCTTCGGCACGAACGACCTCACCCAGACCACCTGGGGCTTCTCCCGCGACGACGTCGAGGCCGCCTTCTTCTCCGCCTACCTCGACAAGGGCATCTTCAAGGTCTCCCCCTTCGAGACGATCGACCGCGAGGGCGTCGGCCGACTGGTCGAGATCGCCGTCGCCGAGGGCCGGGCCGCCAGGGCCGAGTTGAAGATCGGGGTCTGCGGCGAGCACGGCGGCGACCCGGAGTCGATCGCCTTCTTCCACGCGGCGGGCCTCGACTACGTGTCCTGCTCCCCGTTCCGCGTGCCGGTGGCCCGCCTCGAAGCAGGCCGGGCGGCGCTCTCCGGTACGGACACGAGCGACACCAGGTGA
- a CDS encoding trypsin-like peptidase domain-containing protein produces MTVRVALSDGGATLGTGVAIAPQGLVVTCRHVLEAGGLDVKAAEPPRVDVHFPSVDHWKALRLRASVVAYCADSDDDLVCLRTEAPLPRGRVAVLGDAASSQWHEFITYGYRSLGKYRGLLAQGTIMGEIEAPEGHFLLAEPVQLRSSDVAEGMSGAPVLDRVRNLVVGMVSEKWGSGATAEDRDTAWAVNAHLVTFPPFSLVVRSDALPMEHAEPPRMADELLGRVQPPRFDHLEHAPRPLTEWVVRESVLERVDRAADDPETLVVGLVGFGGEGKTTLARQWLERRRTPDDTPHLADRSPATDTRCFWWSFAERPSADDFLEAALDYVSGGRVTSDDCADGRARAEIVASLLGTQPYVFVLDGLETVQEQRGDHYGSVLSAHLRDFLTFFATPGHRSLCLVTSRAPIVDLVAFVTYRQIDVPALTGPASRDLLATSGVTGSDAALERVGLRWGGHALTLSLIAAYLVRRHGGDVRRVNTLPPPDPDLPRAELVHDVLAQYDACLSPAERHLLVGLSAFRTPVGTEALQVVLAHGTPGQEGAAPVSEPSAPQAAYAAALVHLVDARVVRRDQDGRVSTHPLVRAYFAASVSPVDTVRLHTWAKGYYLRVAEASAEPPTTLEGLDPLIEAVHHSCRSGAYAEAYALVTHALYAGDRGLMTRELNAYDMVLACLADFFPRGDVRREPHTADGLPQMRGWLLHEVATSLQMLGRLWEAVATLRRAEAAFRGLGRHHQAAISCQNRVELHFALGQLTTAEGAITHAYELAGRAQDREDELVAETLHGTLCHYRGQDAEAEHAFASALRLAREFTPIPLLYGWSGIHYAEHLRATGRPRAARRVLEANLEICRRARWTADEAVSLIGLGELALDGARRSGAAGRRAALAEGRTRIEAAHTLAQSTTRRDVLIRSLLARSRLASAANKPSLAREEATQALSLAYSGGYRIAEVEARLALARIHHGADDPDAAWQELIRAAETAQEIGYRRGEDAARELEGLLSGDGIE; encoded by the coding sequence ATGACCGTGCGGGTCGCGCTGTCCGACGGAGGTGCCACGCTCGGGACCGGTGTCGCGATCGCCCCACAGGGGCTGGTCGTCACCTGCAGGCACGTGCTGGAGGCGGGCGGGCTCGACGTGAAGGCCGCGGAACCCCCGCGCGTCGACGTCCACTTCCCGTCCGTGGACCACTGGAAGGCCCTGCGGCTGCGGGCGAGCGTCGTCGCGTACTGCGCCGACAGCGACGACGACCTGGTGTGTCTGCGGACCGAGGCTCCCCTGCCCCGCGGCCGCGTCGCCGTGCTCGGGGACGCCGCCTCCTCCCAGTGGCACGAGTTCATCACCTACGGCTACCGCAGCCTCGGCAAGTACCGTGGTCTGCTCGCCCAAGGCACCATCATGGGCGAGATCGAGGCTCCCGAAGGGCACTTCCTGCTCGCCGAGCCCGTGCAGCTGAGGTCGTCGGACGTCGCCGAGGGGATGAGCGGCGCGCCGGTCCTCGACCGCGTCCGCAATCTGGTCGTGGGCATGGTCTCGGAGAAGTGGGGCTCGGGCGCCACGGCCGAGGACCGCGACACCGCCTGGGCCGTCAACGCACACCTGGTCACGTTTCCCCCGTTCTCCCTCGTGGTGCGGTCCGACGCGCTGCCCATGGAGCACGCCGAGCCGCCGCGCATGGCCGACGAACTGCTCGGCCGGGTACAGCCGCCGCGCTTCGACCACCTTGAGCACGCGCCGCGCCCGCTGACCGAATGGGTTGTGCGCGAGTCCGTCCTGGAGCGCGTCGACCGGGCGGCGGACGACCCCGAGACACTGGTGGTGGGACTGGTCGGGTTCGGCGGAGAGGGAAAGACCACGCTCGCCCGCCAGTGGCTGGAACGCCGCCGTACGCCCGACGACACCCCGCACCTCGCGGACCGGTCGCCTGCCACGGACACGCGCTGCTTCTGGTGGAGCTTCGCCGAGCGCCCCAGCGCCGACGACTTCCTGGAGGCCGCGCTCGACTACGTCAGCGGCGGCCGCGTCACCTCCGACGACTGCGCCGACGGGCGCGCCCGCGCGGAGATCGTCGCCTCCCTGCTCGGCACGCAGCCGTACGTGTTCGTGCTCGACGGCCTGGAGACCGTGCAGGAGCAGCGAGGCGACCACTACGGCAGCGTGCTCAGCGCCCACCTGCGTGACTTCCTGACCTTCTTCGCCACGCCCGGCCACCGTTCCCTGTGCCTGGTCACCTCGCGCGCGCCGATCGTCGACCTCGTCGCCTTCGTGACGTACCGGCAGATCGACGTCCCCGCGCTGACCGGGCCGGCCAGTCGGGACCTCCTGGCCACGTCCGGGGTAACCGGCTCCGACGCCGCCCTGGAACGCGTAGGTCTGCGCTGGGGCGGGCACGCGCTCACCCTCAGTTTGATCGCGGCGTACCTGGTCAGACGGCACGGCGGGGATGTCCGCCGGGTGAACACCCTGCCGCCGCCCGACCCCGACCTGCCGCGCGCCGAGCTCGTGCACGACGTGCTCGCCCAGTACGACGCGTGTCTGTCACCGGCGGAGCGGCACCTGCTCGTCGGCCTGAGCGCGTTCCGCACGCCGGTGGGCACGGAGGCCTTGCAGGTCGTGCTCGCCCACGGCACTCCCGGGCAGGAAGGCGCTGCCCCGGTCTCCGAGCCGTCCGCGCCGCAAGCAGCGTACGCCGCGGCATTGGTGCACCTCGTCGACGCCCGCGTGGTGCGGCGCGACCAGGACGGTCGAGTCAGTACGCATCCGCTCGTACGCGCGTACTTCGCCGCCTCCGTTTCACCGGTGGACACCGTCCGGCTGCACACCTGGGCCAAGGGTTACTACCTCCGCGTCGCCGAGGCGAGTGCCGAGCCGCCGACTACGCTCGAAGGGCTCGATCCGCTCATCGAGGCCGTTCACCACTCCTGCCGTTCCGGCGCGTACGCGGAGGCGTACGCGCTGGTCACCCACGCGCTCTACGCCGGTGACCGCGGTCTGATGACCCGGGAACTCAACGCCTACGACATGGTGCTGGCCTGTCTCGCCGACTTCTTCCCGCGCGGCGATGTCCGCCGTGAGCCCCATACGGCCGACGGCCTCCCCCAGATGCGCGGCTGGCTGCTGCACGAAGTGGCGACCAGCTTGCAGATGCTGGGACGGCTGTGGGAGGCGGTCGCCACGCTGCGTCGCGCCGAAGCCGCCTTCCGTGGCCTCGGACGCCACCACCAGGCCGCCATCAGCTGTCAGAACCGGGTCGAACTGCACTTCGCTCTCGGCCAGTTGACGACGGCCGAGGGGGCCATCACGCACGCGTACGAGCTGGCGGGCCGAGCCCAGGACCGCGAGGACGAACTCGTCGCCGAGACCCTCCACGGCACTCTCTGCCACTACCGGGGGCAGGACGCGGAGGCAGAGCACGCCTTCGCCTCCGCGCTGCGTCTGGCCCGGGAGTTCACCCCCATACCCCTGCTGTACGGCTGGAGCGGCATCCATTATGCGGAGCACCTGCGCGCCACGGGGCGCCCTCGTGCCGCACGCCGTGTCCTGGAGGCCAACCTGGAGATCTGCCGCCGGGCCCGCTGGACCGCCGACGAGGCCGTCAGCCTGATCGGCCTGGGCGAGCTGGCCCTGGACGGGGCCCGGCGGAGCGGCGCCGCAGGACGCCGGGCGGCTCTGGCGGAAGGCCGCACGCGGATCGAAGCCGCGCACACTCTGGCGCAGAGCACCACTCGCCGGGATGTCCTGATCCGCTCGCTGCTCGCGCGCTCCCGGCTCGCCTCCGCCGCCAACAAACCCTCCCTCGCCCGCGAGGAGGCGACGCAGGCCTTGTCCCTGGCCTACAGCGGCGGCTACCGCATCGCCGAGGTCGAGGCCCGCCTGGCCCTCGCCCGCATCCACCACGGGGCCGACGACCCCGACGCGGCCTGGCAGGAGCTGATCCGGGCCGCGGAGACCGCCCAGGAGATCGGCTACCGGCGGGGCGAAGACGCCGCACGAGAGCTCGAAGGCCTTCTCTCCGGGGACGGCATCGAATAG
- a CDS encoding CU044_2847 family protein → MTVHSSNSEVRGPEASAAPGGFAKRSHDRAQGRPLPPESGPLLVDFAAGRGLRQVASGPADLVRRSEAAVDSAMGTIHSMARRVDETIGALAHRPDEVEVEFGITLDAESGALIAKVSAGASLTVRLAWGPGPP, encoded by the coding sequence ATGACAGTCCACAGCTCGAACTCGGAAGTACGCGGCCCTGAGGCGTCGGCCGCACCCGGCGGCTTCGCCAAGAGGTCTCACGACCGCGCCCAGGGCCGTCCTCTCCCGCCCGAGAGCGGACCGCTGTTGGTCGACTTCGCGGCCGGGCGTGGCCTTCGCCAGGTCGCGAGCGGCCCCGCCGATCTCGTCCGCCGGTCCGAAGCGGCCGTCGACTCGGCGATGGGCACGATCCATTCGATGGCACGCCGCGTCGACGAGACCATCGGTGCTCTTGCGCACCGCCCCGACGAGGTGGAGGTCGAGTTCGGCATCACGCTGGACGCCGAGAGCGGCGCGCTGATCGCCAAAGTGAGCGCGGGGGCCTCCCTCACCGTGCGGCTCGCCTGGGGCCCGGGCCCCCCGTGA
- the adhE gene encoding bifunctional acetaldehyde-CoA/alcohol dehydrogenase, translating to MTRNEDRSRTASPADPAPGATVAVDRLVSAGLTALAAYEDLTQEQVDHIVNKASVAALDQHTALARLAVEETGRGVFEDKAVKNMFACEHVTHSMGPMKTVGVIARDDTEGMVEIAEPVGVVCAITPVTNPTSTTIFKALLALKTRNPVVFAFHPAAQRCSAEAARIVRDAAVTAGAPEHCVQWIEAPSVETTGALMRHPGVALILATGGNAMVKAAYSAGKPALGVGAGNVPAYVHKTALLRRAVNDLVLSKAFDNGMICASEQAVILDDAIYDAALSEFRTLHAHLATAEEKAKLEAFLFPAGAEGSGCSPKVNPAAVGQNPVWIAEQAGFSVPAGTSLILVEADGVGPAEPLTREKLCPVLTVLRAGSEHEGFDLAAAMVAFHGQGHSAVIHAEDPDLAEAYGRRLRAVRIIVNAPSSQGAIGGVYNSLLPSLTLGCGSWGSTSVSDNVSAAQLLNVKRLTTRRNNLQWFKVPPKIYFEPQAIRYLADMPDVHRVTVVTDATMTRLGFVDRIRHVLRGRRQTVTVQVIDNVEPEPSIDAVQRGARLMRDFRPDTIIALGGGSPMDAAKVMWLLYEQPDVDFADMRHKFFDIRKRAFRFPVLGSRARLVCVPTTSGTGAEVTPFAVISDPATGKKYPLADYALTPSVAIIDPQLTTDLPPALAADSGFDALTHAIEAYVSVYANDFTDGLALHAIRMVFDHIEAAVNDRARQPEAREKMHNAGTIAGMAFGNAFLGIVHAMSHTLGATFHIAHGRTNAVLLPHVIRYNGTVPAKLTGWPKYEHYRAPQRFQDIARTVGLPATTPQEGVESLAHAVERLRDAIGIEPSFQSLGVDETAFLNALPQQALNAYEDQCAPANPRMPMLDDMTEIMRAAYYGTSIGPTS from the coding sequence ATGACCCGCAACGAAGACCGCTCCCGGACCGCTTCCCCGGCAGACCCAGCGCCGGGCGCCACCGTCGCTGTGGACCGCCTGGTCTCGGCCGGGCTCACCGCACTCGCCGCGTACGAGGACCTCACCCAGGAGCAGGTCGACCACATCGTGAACAAGGCCTCGGTCGCCGCCCTGGACCAGCACACCGCGCTGGCGCGCCTCGCGGTCGAGGAGACCGGGCGAGGGGTCTTCGAGGACAAGGCCGTCAAGAACATGTTCGCCTGCGAGCACGTCACACACAGCATGGGCCCGATGAAGACGGTCGGTGTCATCGCCCGTGACGACACCGAGGGCATGGTCGAGATCGCGGAACCGGTCGGTGTGGTGTGTGCGATCACCCCCGTCACCAACCCCACCTCCACCACGATCTTCAAGGCGCTCCTCGCCCTCAAGACCCGCAACCCCGTCGTCTTCGCCTTCCACCCCGCCGCCCAGCGCTGCAGCGCCGAGGCGGCACGAATCGTACGAGACGCGGCCGTCACGGCGGGGGCACCGGAGCACTGCGTCCAGTGGATCGAAGCCCCCTCCGTCGAGACGACCGGCGCGCTGATGCGCCACCCCGGTGTCGCGCTCATCCTGGCCACCGGCGGCAACGCCATGGTCAAGGCCGCCTATTCGGCAGGCAAGCCCGCCCTGGGCGTGGGCGCGGGCAACGTACCCGCCTACGTCCACAAGACCGCGCTGCTGCGCCGGGCGGTCAACGACCTGGTGCTGTCCAAGGCGTTCGACAACGGCATGATCTGCGCCTCCGAGCAGGCCGTCATCCTGGACGACGCGATCTACGACGCGGCCCTGTCCGAGTTCCGCACGCTGCACGCCCATCTGGCCACCGCGGAAGAGAAGGCGAAGCTGGAGGCGTTCCTCTTCCCCGCAGGGGCCGAAGGCTCGGGCTGTTCCCCCAAGGTCAATCCGGCGGCCGTGGGCCAGAACCCGGTGTGGATCGCCGAACAGGCGGGCTTCAGCGTGCCCGCCGGCACCTCGCTCATCCTGGTGGAGGCCGACGGGGTCGGCCCGGCGGAACCGCTGACCCGGGAGAAGCTCTGCCCGGTGCTCACCGTCCTGAGGGCCGGATCCGAGCACGAGGGCTTCGACCTGGCCGCCGCCATGGTCGCCTTCCACGGACAGGGCCACAGCGCCGTCATCCACGCCGAGGACCCGGACCTCGCGGAGGCGTACGGCAGGCGCCTGCGGGCCGTACGGATCATCGTCAACGCCCCGTCCTCGCAGGGCGCCATCGGCGGCGTCTACAACAGCCTGCTGCCCTCGCTCACCCTCGGCTGCGGCTCGTGGGGAAGCACGTCGGTGTCCGACAACGTCTCCGCCGCCCAGCTCCTGAACGTCAAGCGCCTGACCACGCGCCGCAACAACCTCCAGTGGTTCAAGGTGCCGCCGAAGATCTACTTCGAACCGCAGGCCATCCGCTACCTCGCCGACATGCCGGACGTGCACCGTGTCACCGTCGTCACCGACGCGACCATGACCCGCCTCGGCTTCGTCGACCGGATCAGGCACGTCCTGCGCGGCCGTCGGCAAACCGTCACCGTCCAGGTCATCGACAACGTCGAACCCGAGCCGAGCATCGACGCCGTTCAGCGCGGCGCCCGCCTCATGCGGGACTTCCGCCCGGACACCATCATCGCGCTCGGCGGCGGCTCCCCCATGGACGCGGCGAAAGTGATGTGGCTCCTGTACGAGCAGCCGGACGTCGACTTCGCCGACATGCGGCACAAGTTCTTCGACATCCGCAAGCGGGCCTTCCGCTTCCCCGTGCTCGGTTCCCGCGCCCGTCTGGTGTGCGTACCCACGACGTCCGGCACCGGCGCCGAGGTCACCCCCTTCGCGGTCATCTCCGACCCCGCCACCGGCAAGAAGTACCCCCTGGCCGACTACGCGCTCACCCCCAGCGTGGCCATCATCGACCCACAGCTCACCACGGACCTGCCACCCGCCCTGGCAGCCGACAGCGGCTTCGACGCGCTCACCCACGCCATCGAGGCGTACGTGTCCGTGTACGCCAACGACTTCACCGACGGCCTGGCCCTGCACGCGATCCGCATGGTCTTCGACCACATCGAGGCGGCCGTGAACGACCGCGCCCGGCAGCCGGAGGCACGCGAGAAGATGCACAACGCGGGCACCATCGCGGGCATGGCCTTCGGCAACGCCTTCCTCGGCATCGTCCACGCCATGTCACACACCCTGGGCGCCACCTTCCACATCGCGCACGGCCGCACCAACGCCGTGCTGCTGCCGCACGTCATCCGCTACAACGGCACCGTCCCCGCGAAGCTCACCGGCTGGCCCAAGTACGAGCACTACCGCGCCCCCCAACGCTTCCAGGACATCGCCCGCACCGTCGGCCTGCCCGCCACCACGCCTCAGGAAGGCGTGGAGTCACTCGCCCACGCCGTGGAGCGACTGCGCGACGCCATCGGCATCGAGCCGTCCTTCCAGTCCCTCGGCGTCGACGAGACCGCTTTCCTCAACGCCCTGCCCCAACAGGCCCTCAACGCCTACGAGGACCAATGCGCGCCCGCGAACCCGCGGATGCCGATGCTCGACGACATGACGGAGATCATGCGGGCGGCGTACTACGGCACCAGCATCGGGCCGACCTCATAG